In the genome of Pieris napi chromosome 16, ilPieNapi1.2, whole genome shotgun sequence, one region contains:
- the LOC125057170 gene encoding uncharacterized protein LOC125057170, producing the protein MLPTTTEKFDKKLLLLVKENPVLYNTNHARYMDCNAREVAWQKIGDELKRPAADCKIRWINIRDVYRRILRQLATNTGLRKKQYKYEKEISFLKPFFKDITSFYKYESDQGSDPVINEEESNDGCDEPIQPIVERKVRKKRRREVPCQDSDDQEDENPTILTDTSMPTELDASDPVDAFLISIGTTLKTFSPYHLNVAKSKIFSIVQEHELQQIVQKERSGTSHDNKRISPSDNNINFLE; encoded by the exons ATGTTGCCGACCACAACCGAGAAGTTTgataagaaattattacttCTCGTGAAAGAAAACCCGGTTCTGTATAATACGAATCATGCCAGATATATGGATTGCAACGCGAGGGAAGTTGCATGGCAAAAAATTGGGGACGAATTGAAGCGGCCcg CTGCTGATTGCAAAATTCGTTGGATAAACATTAGAGACGTGTATCGGAGAATCTTGCGACAGCTAGCAACTAATACGGGTCTTCGAAAAAAAcagtataaatatgaaaaagagATATCATTTTTGAAACCCTTCTTTAAAGATATTACATCTTTCTATAAATACGAGTCAGACCAAGGCAGCGACCCTGTGATTAATGAAGAAGAAAGTAATGACGGTTGTGATGAACCTATTCAGCCAATAGTAGAGAGGAAAGTaagaaagaaaagaagaaGGGAAGTGCCATGCCAAGATAGCGATGACCAGGAGGACGAGAATCCGACTATTCTTACAGATACATCAATGCCAACTGAACTTGACGCATCGGATCCCGTTGATGCATTTCTGATTAGTATTGGTACAACGCTTAAGACATTTTCCCCTTATCATTTAAATGTTgctaaaagtaaaatattttctatagtaCAAGAACACGAACTTCAACAAATTGTTCAAAAAGAACGGTCTGGCACATCTCATGACAATAAGAGGATATCCCCTTCAGataataatatcaattttCTGGAATAG